In one Flammeovirga yaeyamensis genomic region, the following are encoded:
- a CDS encoding glycoside hydrolase family 3 N-terminal domain-containing protein, with translation MKKLTIVFFVLAFMACNQNEKWKDSSLPAEERAEALIKEMTLQEKVRQMNMTRGDYLKTDDKMDEEKIKQQIGTIGLGSIHDFYPKTAEEYNVVQRHTIENSRLHIPVMLMEEMLHGYHTDGATVFPMPLAMGASWNKELMHSVGKVIGTEARVNGAHVALGPTLGIAREPRWGRVAELYSEDTHLATEMGYNLIVGMGGQDPSSPFSMIAGPKHFAVHSAPITGSNASPVLLGERTSRTDFLPVFEKAVKEGGALNLMSSYSELDGVPCTGNKWLLTDVIRGEWDFKGFTVSDLGAMRFLWNVHHYAENPRDAIKKATEAGLDMQFYDFPDSMYQATLVDLVESGEMEEKYIDRAVKGILYTKFVLGLFENPYITQDRIDKYYHSKENQKVAYDIASESIVLLENDGILPLEKNKHKKIAVLGPLAAEAELGGYTHASAEGVSILEGLKKASPNTTFTYEKAANIVERGTAIQPKYLFHDNGKKGLKASFYNNMELKGEPVLEMIHDNIDFEWPWNPYPGVEDDFFSVRWEGYIKTDVDVKGWVGTTSDDGARIYINDELVLDAWAGSTPIKKAPYEFKKGKKYKLKYEYYDNQWHATASLRWSKKDNGIQNAVRLAKEAELSIIVVGENTKTVNENRDVAHLGLSGNQLEMIQAVAKVGKPYVVVLQNGRPLSTNWVSKNANALVEGWFAGEQGGYAIADMLFGEVNPSGKMPISVAKSVGQLPVYYNQKPTTIYRYVDEDDKRLYNFGYGLSYSSFEYGEPKVSVNENNGDFKVTVSVDVKNTSKVDGKETVQLYVRDMISSVTVPPLSLKAFDKKLIKAGETITYSFELGKEDLKLWNQDKEWAVEAGQFNAMVGPSSSQLQTIKFELNKSYKL, from the coding sequence ATGAAAAAATTAACGATTGTATTTTTTGTACTTGCCTTTATGGCTTGTAATCAAAATGAGAAATGGAAAGACAGTAGCCTACCAGCAGAAGAAAGAGCGGAGGCACTCATCAAAGAAATGACACTTCAGGAAAAAGTTCGTCAGATGAATATGACCAGAGGGGATTATTTAAAGACGGACGACAAAATGGATGAAGAAAAAATCAAACAACAAATTGGTACCATTGGACTGGGTTCGATTCATGATTTTTACCCTAAGACAGCCGAAGAATATAATGTAGTACAAAGACATACCATAGAGAATTCAAGATTACATATTCCTGTAATGTTGATGGAAGAAATGTTGCACGGCTACCATACTGATGGTGCAACAGTATTTCCGATGCCTTTAGCAATGGGTGCTTCTTGGAATAAAGAATTAATGCACTCCGTAGGTAAAGTTATTGGTACTGAAGCCAGAGTAAACGGTGCACATGTTGCCTTAGGACCAACATTAGGTATCGCAAGAGAACCAAGATGGGGACGTGTTGCAGAGTTGTATTCAGAAGATACGCACTTGGCAACAGAAATGGGTTATAACCTTATAGTAGGAATGGGTGGTCAAGATCCATCATCTCCATTTTCTATGATTGCCGGACCAAAACACTTCGCAGTGCACTCGGCACCCATAACAGGATCAAATGCTTCTCCGGTTTTGTTAGGAGAAAGAACATCGAGAACTGACTTTTTACCAGTTTTTGAAAAAGCCGTAAAAGAAGGCGGTGCTTTAAACTTGATGTCGAGTTATTCTGAATTGGACGGTGTACCATGTACTGGTAACAAATGGTTATTAACTGATGTGATCAGAGGTGAATGGGATTTTAAAGGTTTCACAGTATCTGATTTAGGGGCGATGCGTTTCTTATGGAATGTTCATCACTATGCTGAAAACCCAAGAGATGCCATTAAAAAAGCAACTGAGGCAGGGTTAGATATGCAGTTCTATGATTTTCCTGATAGTATGTATCAAGCCACTTTGGTCGATTTAGTAGAATCGGGAGAAATGGAGGAGAAGTATATCGATAGAGCTGTAAAAGGCATTCTTTACACTAAGTTTGTTTTGGGACTATTCGAAAATCCTTATATCACCCAAGATAGAATTGACAAATACTATCACAGTAAAGAAAACCAAAAAGTAGCTTACGATATCGCTTCGGAATCTATCGTTCTATTAGAGAATGACGGTATCCTTCCTTTAGAGAAGAACAAGCATAAAAAAATAGCAGTATTAGGTCCGTTAGCTGCAGAGGCAGAACTAGGTGGTTACACTCACGCATCAGCAGAAGGGGTATCTATTCTAGAAGGATTAAAGAAGGCTTCTCCTAACACTACGTTTACGTATGAAAAAGCAGCCAATATTGTAGAAAGAGGTACAGCTATTCAGCCTAAATATTTATTCCATGATAACGGAAAGAAAGGACTAAAAGCTTCTTTCTATAACAATATGGAATTGAAAGGTGAGCCGGTATTGGAAATGATTCATGATAATATTGATTTTGAATGGCCTTGGAATCCTTATCCTGGTGTAGAAGACGATTTCTTCTCAGTGCGTTGGGAAGGATATATCAAAACTGATGTTGATGTGAAAGGTTGGGTAGGAACGACTAGTGATGATGGAGCTAGAATTTATATAAATGATGAATTAGTATTGGACGCGTGGGCAGGAAGCACGCCTATTAAAAAAGCTCCATATGAGTTCAAAAAAGGAAAAAAATATAAACTAAAGTACGAATATTACGATAACCAATGGCATGCAACAGCCTCTCTGAGATGGTCAAAAAAAGACAATGGTATTCAGAATGCAGTACGTTTAGCAAAAGAAGCGGAGTTATCGATTATTGTTGTGGGAGAAAATACCAAAACAGTTAACGAAAACAGAGATGTAGCACACTTGGGTCTTTCTGGTAATCAATTAGAAATGATTCAGGCTGTAGCCAAAGTGGGTAAACCTTATGTGGTAGTATTGCAAAATGGTCGTCCGTTATCTACCAATTGGGTATCAAAAAATGCGAATGCTTTGGTAGAAGGTTGGTTTGCAGGCGAGCAAGGAGGTTATGCTATTGCTGATATGTTATTTGGTGAAGTGAATCCATCGGGTAAAATGCCAATTTCTGTGGCAAAATCAGTGGGACAATTACCAGTATATTATAACCAAAAGCCTACAACTATCTATAGATATGTAGATGAAGACGATAAGCGTTTGTACAACTTTGGTTATGGTCTAAGTTATTCATCATTTGAATATGGTGAACCAAAAGTATCAGTAAATGAAAACAACGGAGATTTTAAGGTGACAGTTTCTGTTGATGTGAAAAATACATCAAAAGTAGATGGTAAAGAAACGGTACAACTTTATGTGAGAGACATGATCTCTTCTGTTACTGTACCACCTCTTTCGCTAAAAGCATTTGATAAGAAATTAATAAAAGCAGGGGAAACTATCACTTACTCTTTTGAACTAGGAAAAGAAGATCTAAAACTTTGGAACCAAGACAAAGAATGGGCAGTAGAAGCCGGTCAGTTTAATGCTATGGTCGGCCCATCATCCTCTCAATTACAAACAATCAAATTCGAACTAAATAAATCATACAAGCTGTGA
- a CDS encoding glycoside hydrolase family 2 TIM barrel-domain containing protein: protein MKKLLLSITAFMVSLSLAIAQDYPHQKPEVVSVNTMAPRSSFYIQTLDELKSGKEAESSEHYLDLNGAWKFQYFNSELDIPSNVTSTYYDFSAWDNITVPSNWEMQGYGIPIYKNVGFAFKGNGKMPDPEYNPSAVYHREVTVSKDWDGKDIYLRFEGVAGGIYVYVNGKEVGYSEGSKTAAEFKLNDYIKVGEKNILTFKVLKYTSGSYLEDQDFWRLAGIERDVYLWAAKPDHIQDLTIISGLKNRYRDGDLNVEITLSQPNTTPLSWELLENGKVIKKKTISTVKATQLQIKETIKSVKKWSAETPYLYDLVIYNGDEAITKKVGFRTVEVKDHTLQVNGQYLLVKGVNLHDHHMERGHAVTKEDYLEDFKIMKAHNINAIRCSHYPKPSFFYDLCDELGFYVVDEANIEAHGFGNDSQDYHPDEKVSLGYLPLWEKQHMERTIRMYERDKNHPSVIIWSLGNENGNGPNFYKTYDWLKANDKTRPVQSESANYFTNTDISAPMYNTGQTGLDYVRDFDKAPRFQRPYIQCEYAHAMGNSVGDLKEYWDIYRAHKILQGGFIWDWVDQGILTKNEHGEAFFAYGGDLRASRYPNDENFCANGLVNADRKVKPSLLEVKKVYQNINFTLEGGRLMINNEYSFLSTEGYQLKYALKENGKIVEEKSLKLPSIKPMSEKAVVLEAFSKTTEGTEQFLYVSVFNKKQELVGEEEFLIKEKAYVSQLSNTKAKVESTGDEIILSAKNSKLIFSKTTGQALAWMKNGKNILQSPFKPTFWRAPLDNDMGFQIYKALGDWKTANDFQKLMDCSIDKEGKITSTYDVGCAKAKMIYEMDENGLIRISMELFDVTTEMKIPRVGINYAVDGTYDEVEFYGKGPHENYWDRKTSAMMGIYKLKVSDFDFDYIRPQENGARADVRYVKYTKGLEIYGDQPFLFTTHHSTLGDYQEGPKKLQRHSTDIIKRPLTDITIDHLQMGVGGDYSWGGWPIPKYLITPQNYQFSIEIK from the coding sequence ATGAAAAAATTATTACTTAGTATCACTGCTTTTATGGTGAGTTTGTCTTTAGCAATTGCTCAGGATTACCCTCATCAAAAGCCAGAAGTAGTGAGTGTAAATACAATGGCACCTAGAAGCTCTTTTTATATTCAAACTTTAGATGAATTAAAGAGCGGAAAAGAAGCTGAAAGCAGTGAGCATTACCTCGATTTAAATGGAGCATGGAAATTCCAATATTTCAATAGTGAACTGGATATTCCATCCAATGTGACTTCGACTTATTACGATTTTTCTGCATGGGATAACATCACTGTGCCTTCTAATTGGGAGATGCAAGGTTATGGTATTCCGATCTATAAAAATGTGGGTTTTGCATTCAAAGGAAATGGTAAAATGCCTGATCCAGAATATAACCCATCAGCTGTTTATCATAGAGAGGTAACGGTAAGCAAAGATTGGGACGGAAAGGATATTTATTTACGTTTCGAAGGAGTTGCTGGAGGTATCTATGTGTATGTGAATGGCAAAGAAGTAGGTTATTCAGAAGGGAGTAAAACAGCTGCAGAATTTAAGCTGAATGATTACATTAAAGTAGGAGAAAAGAATATTCTGACTTTTAAAGTCTTAAAATATACATCAGGTTCTTATTTGGAAGATCAAGATTTTTGGAGATTGGCAGGGATTGAAAGAGATGTGTATTTATGGGCAGCAAAGCCTGATCATATTCAAGATTTAACCATCATTTCTGGTTTGAAAAATCGTTATAGAGATGGTGATCTTAATGTTGAAATCACTTTATCTCAACCAAATACAACACCTCTAAGTTGGGAGTTGTTAGAGAATGGAAAAGTGATTAAGAAGAAAACAATCTCTACAGTTAAAGCTACTCAACTTCAAATAAAAGAGACCATCAAATCAGTTAAGAAATGGTCTGCAGAAACCCCATATTTATATGATTTAGTCATTTATAATGGAGATGAGGCCATCACTAAAAAAGTTGGATTTAGAACTGTAGAAGTCAAAGATCATACATTGCAAGTGAATGGTCAGTATCTATTGGTGAAAGGCGTGAACCTTCATGATCATCATATGGAAAGAGGTCATGCGGTGACTAAAGAAGATTATTTGGAGGATTTTAAAATCATGAAAGCGCATAACATCAATGCTATTCGTTGTTCTCATTATCCAAAGCCCTCTTTTTTCTACGATTTGTGTGATGAATTAGGATTCTATGTAGTGGATGAAGCCAATATTGAAGCCCACGGTTTTGGTAATGATTCTCAGGATTATCACCCAGATGAAAAGGTTTCTTTGGGCTATTTACCACTTTGGGAAAAACAACATATGGAGCGTACTATTAGAATGTACGAACGTGATAAAAACCATCCATCCGTAATTATTTGGTCTTTAGGAAATGAAAACGGAAACGGTCCAAACTTTTACAAAACCTACGATTGGTTAAAAGCGAATGATAAAACACGACCGGTGCAATCGGAAAGTGCCAACTATTTTACCAATACAGATATTTCTGCTCCTATGTATAATACGGGTCAGACCGGCTTGGATTATGTGAGGGATTTCGATAAGGCTCCACGTTTTCAGCGTCCATATATTCAATGCGAATATGCTCATGCAATGGGAAATTCTGTGGGCGATTTGAAAGAGTATTGGGACATTTACCGTGCTCACAAGATTCTCCAGGGAGGTTTTATTTGGGATTGGGTCGACCAAGGTATCCTCACTAAAAATGAACACGGGGAAGCATTTTTTGCTTATGGTGGCGATTTGAGAGCATCAAGATATCCTAACGATGAGAACTTCTGTGCCAATGGTTTGGTGAATGCTGATCGTAAAGTGAAACCTTCTTTATTAGAAGTGAAAAAGGTGTATCAAAACATCAACTTTACTTTAGAAGGTGGCCGTTTGATGATCAATAATGAGTATTCATTCTTATCTACAGAGGGGTATCAATTAAAATATGCTTTGAAAGAAAATGGCAAAATAGTAGAAGAAAAGTCTTTGAAGTTGCCATCGATAAAACCAATGTCTGAGAAAGCAGTAGTGCTGGAAGCTTTCTCAAAGACGACAGAAGGCACCGAGCAATTCTTATATGTATCTGTGTTCAACAAAAAGCAAGAATTGGTAGGTGAAGAAGAGTTTCTTATTAAAGAGAAAGCCTATGTTTCTCAGTTAAGTAATACTAAGGCAAAAGTTGAATCCACTGGAGATGAGATTATCTTATCAGCCAAAAATTCTAAATTGATTTTTTCTAAAACAACTGGTCAAGCATTGGCTTGGATGAAGAATGGAAAGAACATTTTGCAAAGTCCTTTTAAACCCACTTTTTGGAGAGCACCTTTGGATAACGATATGGGCTTTCAGATTTATAAAGCATTAGGTGATTGGAAAACAGCAAACGATTTTCAAAAACTAATGGATTGTTCAATTGATAAAGAAGGAAAAATCACATCGACTTATGACGTTGGCTGTGCTAAAGCCAAGATGATCTATGAAATGGACGAAAATGGTCTTATTCGCATTTCAATGGAACTATTTGATGTAACCACTGAAATGAAAATCCCAAGAGTAGGTATTAACTATGCTGTTGATGGAACTTATGATGAAGTTGAGTTCTATGGAAAAGGTCCACATGAAAACTATTGGGATAGGAAAACATCGGCCATGATGGGTATCTATAAATTGAAAGTAAGCGATTTTGATTTCGACTATATTCGTCCACAAGAAAATGGAGCGAGAGCAGATGTGCGTTATGTAAAGTATACAAAAGGATTGGAAATCTATGGTGATCAACCTTTCTTATTTACGACACATCATAGCACACTGGGTGATTATCAAGAAGGTCCAAAGAAATTGCAGAGGCATTCTACTGATATCATCAAGCGTCCTTTGACAGACATAACAATTGATCATTTACAGATGGGTGTTGGCGGTGACTACTCTTGGGGTGGCTGGCCTATACCAAAGTATTTGATTACTCCTCAAAATTATCAATTTTCAATAGAAATTAAATAG
- a CDS encoding alpha-L-fucosidase produces MKKSLILIASLLLSNWSLAQWKGKEYVVEKDPKVQQKLEDWQDLKLGFFVHWGAYSVDGLCESWPIVSEDVDWLTPHEDLNAYRKYYFDLPKRFNPTKFDPTQWAELAEDMGAKYFVFTTKHHDGFTMWDTKQTDYKITNPEYPYANAEHADITKSLFDAMRDKGMMIGAYLSKPDWHHPYYWSKSFQSPGRNVNYKIDRHPDWWKNFTDFYFNQVEELMTGYGDIDILWLDGAWADKNNLQQDMKMDDVGAMCREHQPGILVVDRWVGGRWENYRTPEQHIPSESNPIPWETNLTVNCCFSYRFEESVETNVKSGRELTHKFIDIVSKGGNLLLNLGASPEGWFNAEEIKSVKQLGEWIHANEKAIYGTRAIAPFAEANIRYAKEKEGDKVYAYVLLQEGENMNKAMLPGCLVAKGAKIKDIATGKYVKYSRQGNSTLIDMPKKSGVAQYAIAFEISKVEKMAGKNVGKDQAAIDAENRNL; encoded by the coding sequence GTGAAAAAATCACTAATCTTAATAGCATCACTTTTACTTTCCAATTGGTCTTTGGCACAATGGAAAGGGAAAGAATATGTGGTTGAAAAAGACCCAAAAGTTCAACAAAAACTAGAAGACTGGCAAGATCTTAAATTAGGATTCTTCGTGCACTGGGGAGCCTATTCTGTAGATGGACTTTGCGAATCTTGGCCTATCGTATCCGAGGATGTAGATTGGTTAACTCCCCATGAAGATTTAAATGCTTATAGAAAGTATTATTTCGATTTACCAAAACGATTTAATCCAACGAAGTTCGACCCAACACAATGGGCAGAATTGGCAGAAGATATGGGTGCAAAGTATTTTGTTTTTACGACAAAGCACCACGATGGATTTACCATGTGGGATACAAAACAAACGGATTATAAAATCACAAATCCAGAGTACCCATATGCCAATGCTGAACATGCTGACATTACTAAATCATTATTTGATGCCATGCGTGATAAAGGGATGATGATTGGTGCCTATTTATCAAAACCTGATTGGCATCACCCGTACTACTGGTCTAAATCTTTCCAATCTCCAGGTAGAAATGTGAACTATAAAATCGATAGACACCCAGATTGGTGGAAGAATTTTACAGATTTCTACTTCAATCAGGTAGAGGAATTGATGACCGGTTATGGTGATATCGACATCCTTTGGTTAGATGGTGCTTGGGCAGATAAAAACAATCTACAACAAGACATGAAAATGGACGATGTAGGAGCGATGTGTCGTGAACACCAACCGGGTATCCTTGTGGTTGACCGTTGGGTAGGTGGTCGTTGGGAGAACTATAGAACTCCTGAACAACATATTCCTTCAGAATCGAATCCTATTCCTTGGGAAACTAACTTGACAGTGAACTGCTGTTTCTCTTATCGTTTTGAAGAAAGTGTAGAAACAAACGTGAAAAGTGGTAGAGAGTTAACCCACAAATTTATTGATATTGTATCCAAAGGCGGTAACCTATTGCTAAACTTAGGAGCTTCTCCTGAGGGATGGTTTAATGCAGAAGAAATTAAATCTGTGAAGCAATTAGGTGAGTGGATTCATGCCAATGAAAAAGCAATTTACGGTACTAGAGCAATTGCTCCTTTTGCTGAAGCGAATATACGCTATGCAAAAGAAAAAGAAGGTGATAAAGTATATGCTTATGTTTTACTTCAGGAAGGAGAAAACATGAATAAGGCAATGCTACCAGGTTGTTTAGTAGCAAAAGGTGCTAAAATTAAAGATATCGCCACAGGCAAGTATGTAAAATATTCTCGTCAAGGTAATTCTACACTTATCGATATGCCTAAAAAGTCAGGCGTAGCACAATATGCTATTGCCTTCGAAATCTCTAAAGTTGAGAAAATGGCAGGTAAGAATGTAGGTAAAGATCAAGCAGCCATTGATGCAGAAAATAGAAATTTATAA
- a CDS encoding glycoside hydrolase family 3 N-terminal domain-containing protein, with protein sequence MNKYIPLLLMCFLVHQIQASNSTLNLIQYSKEDSIKTMYQSDWIDFNKNGKKDIYEDPTQPIEKRIEDLLSQMTDEEKICQMVTLYGYGRVAKDELPTEEWKNEVWVNGLGNIDEPSNGVYKDAKYILPYEKHVWATNEIQKFFVEETRLGIPVEFSNEGIRGLNHKMATSLPAQSTFGNTWDKDLFVQAGDMVGKEAKWLGYHNVYSPVIDVVRDQRWGRAVESLGEDPFLVTEYAIPFVKNMQSHQVAATLKHFAVYAMPKGARDGYSRTDPHVAPREMFNIHLYPFERTIKEGGAMGVMASYNDYDGIPIIANPFFMDSLLRKEYGMKGTIVSDSDAAANPWNKHRVAKDYKESVRQVVQAGLNIRTTFNHPKNFLNPLRELVAEGAISQEVLNERVRTVLYTKFWEGLFDQPYKNEADGSKVRNKQHLEIAKNAASGAVVLLKNEGILPISKSESKRILIVGPTATQISSSNSRYGALDTNIKSILDGFKDYLKGSNITIDYCKGSELYDDNWPSSEVLRYRASEKDLRLLNEAKKKAEKADVIILCVGENEKMIGENLSRSSLDLPSTQQHLAYAMIDTGKPLVAITVNGRPISINDLDQDADAILMAGFLNEFQGDVVAETIFGKNNPSGKLATTWPKAVGQVQLNFPYKPYSQGGQATSGPNGVGESRVVPPLYHFGYGLSYSTFEYSNLTIDNQLDNNGAVTITCQVKNTSKVDGKEVVQLYYNDVLSSVIQYEWQLRGFEKISLKAGESKKVSFQLYPKDLYVLNKDFKKAFEPGEFKFFIGSSSEIKKLEGNFMYNGNEMIIK encoded by the coding sequence ATGAACAAATACATTCCCTTGTTGCTCATGTGTTTTCTTGTACATCAAATACAAGCAAGCAATAGCACTTTAAACCTAATTCAATATTCAAAAGAAGATTCCATTAAAACGATGTATCAATCCGATTGGATAGATTTCAATAAAAATGGAAAGAAAGACATTTATGAAGACCCCACTCAGCCTATTGAAAAAAGAATAGAAGATTTACTTTCTCAAATGACAGATGAAGAAAAAATTTGTCAGATGGTGACGCTTTATGGATACGGTCGTGTGGCAAAAGATGAGCTACCAACAGAAGAATGGAAAAACGAAGTTTGGGTTAACGGATTGGGTAACATCGATGAGCCATCGAACGGTGTTTATAAAGACGCGAAATATATTTTGCCTTACGAAAAGCACGTTTGGGCGACAAATGAAATCCAAAAGTTCTTTGTAGAAGAAACTCGTTTGGGTATTCCTGTAGAGTTTTCAAATGAAGGAATTCGTGGTTTGAATCATAAAATGGCGACCTCTCTTCCTGCACAAAGTACATTTGGTAATACTTGGGACAAAGACCTTTTTGTGCAAGCAGGAGATATGGTTGGTAAAGAAGCGAAATGGCTGGGTTACCATAATGTGTATTCTCCTGTGATTGATGTAGTAAGAGATCAGCGTTGGGGCAGAGCTGTAGAATCTTTAGGAGAAGATCCTTTTTTAGTCACCGAATATGCTATTCCATTTGTGAAGAATATGCAATCGCATCAAGTAGCAGCTACGTTAAAGCATTTTGCTGTATATGCTATGCCGAAAGGAGCTAGAGATGGTTATTCTAGAACCGATCCCCATGTTGCACCGAGGGAAATGTTCAACATTCATTTATATCCTTTTGAACGCACAATAAAAGAAGGAGGTGCGATGGGTGTTATGGCTTCTTACAATGACTATGATGGTATTCCGATTATTGCTAATCCCTTTTTTATGGATTCTTTATTAAGAAAAGAGTATGGAATGAAAGGCACAATTGTTTCTGATTCTGATGCGGCGGCTAACCCTTGGAACAAACACCGTGTAGCAAAAGATTATAAAGAATCGGTAAGACAAGTTGTTCAAGCTGGGTTGAATATTAGAACCACATTTAACCATCCTAAGAACTTTCTAAATCCTTTAAGGGAATTGGTGGCTGAAGGAGCTATTTCTCAAGAAGTTTTAAACGAAAGAGTACGAACTGTTTTGTATACCAAATTTTGGGAAGGATTATTTGATCAGCCTTACAAGAATGAAGCAGATGGATCGAAAGTAAGAAATAAACAGCATCTAGAAATTGCTAAAAATGCAGCTAGTGGTGCTGTTGTACTATTAAAAAATGAGGGTATTTTACCTATATCAAAAAGTGAATCAAAACGCATTCTTATTGTAGGACCAACCGCTACTCAAATTAGTAGTTCAAATTCTAGATATGGAGCATTGGATACGAACATCAAAAGTATTCTTGATGGCTTTAAAGATTATCTTAAAGGTTCAAACATCACTATTGATTATTGTAAAGGATCAGAATTATACGACGATAATTGGCCATCTTCTGAAGTATTAAGATACAGAGCATCTGAAAAAGACTTGAGGTTATTAAACGAAGCCAAAAAGAAAGCGGAGAAAGCGGATGTAATTATTCTTTGTGTAGGTGAAAATGAAAAGATGATTGGTGAAAATCTATCACGTAGCTCTTTAGACTTGCCTTCGACACAACAACATTTAGCCTATGCTATGATTGATACTGGTAAACCTTTAGTCGCAATTACAGTAAATGGAAGACCGATTTCTATAAATGATTTAGATCAAGATGCCGATGCTATTCTAATGGCTGGATTTTTAAATGAATTCCAAGGTGATGTCGTGGCAGAAACCATTTTTGGAAAGAATAACCCATCGGGTAAACTCGCAACCACATGGCCTAAAGCAGTTGGTCAGGTGCAACTAAATTTTCCTTATAAACCGTATTCTCAAGGTGGACAAGCGACTTCTGGACCAAATGGTGTAGGAGAGAGTAGAGTGGTTCCTCCTTTGTATCATTTCGGTTACGGATTGTCTTACTCTACTTTTGAGTATAGCAATTTAACCATCGATAATCAATTAGATAATAACGGAGCTGTGACCATTACTTGTCAGGTAAAAAACACAAGTAAAGTAGACGGTAAGGAAGTAGTACAGTTGTATTACAATGATGTGTTATCATCAGTAATTCAATACGAATGGCAATTAAGGGGATTTGAAAAAATTAGTCTCAAAGCAGGTGAATCTAAAAAGGTGAGTTTCCAGCTTTATCCTAAAGATCTTTACGTCTTAAATAAAGACTTTAAGAAAGCATTTGAACCTGGTGAATTTAAGTTTTTCATAGGTTCTAGTTCTGAGATCAAAAAGCTGGAGGGTAATTTTATGTACAACGGAAATGAAATGATTATCAAATGA